A genomic region of Planococcus kocurii contains the following coding sequences:
- a CDS encoding NUDIX hydrolase, with amino-acid sequence MEIWDLVDGTRKPLGKKHVRGELVEQEEYHIVVEILTLNKDGKLLVTQRDKAKTYPLLWEFTGGSITTGETSRIGAVRELEEETGIFADPSKLHHISSMKKHPYYLDSYVWKSPNQLNLTDLKLQAGEVCGAKFATLAEWEEMNSQQLVIPTVWERYKRHRWSIEKIAGDEL; translated from the coding sequence ATGGAAATTTGGGATTTAGTTGATGGAACAAGAAAACCACTTGGCAAGAAACATGTCCGCGGTGAACTCGTGGAGCAAGAGGAATATCATATTGTCGTTGAAATTTTAACACTCAATAAAGACGGAAAACTATTAGTTACTCAAAGAGATAAGGCAAAAACGTATCCATTGCTATGGGAATTTACAGGTGGATCTATTACGACTGGAGAAACCAGTCGAATCGGAGCAGTTCGTGAACTGGAAGAAGAAACAGGCATATTCGCTGACCCAAGCAAATTGCATCATATTAGCAGCATGAAGAAACATCCTTATTATTTAGATAGCTATGTATGGAAAAGTCCAAATCAGCTCAACCTGACAGACTTAAAATTACAAGCAGGTGAGGTGTGTGGTGCTAAATTTGCAACGTTAGCAGAGTGGGAAGAAATGAACAGTCAACAATTAGTTATTCCGACCGTATGGGAGCGATATAAACGTCATCGTTGGTCAATAGAAAAAATAGCTGGAGATGAATTGTAA